The genomic stretch TGTCCGCCTCGCGCTCGTAGTCCATCTCCTCGCGGATCGTCTTTGCGAACTCGTCGGCGAGGTTCTCGAGCGAGAACGACTGGGCGTCCTTGACGAACCGCAACAGGACGGGCAGCGAGAACTTGATGACCCGGAGGTCGGCCTCGATCAGCGACTCGATATCGGGTCTACGGACCTTGACTGCAACCAGTCGGTCGTCGACGTACGCCCGGTAGACCTGTCCGAGGCTCGCGCCGCTGATCGCGTCGCGCTTGAACTCCTCGAAACGGTCATCAACTGGTCCGAGGTCCTCCTCCAAGACGCGTTTCGCCTCCTCCCACTCGGCGGGGGGCACCTCGTCCTGAAGCTTCGAGAGCTCGTCGATGTACGCCGGCGGGAGGATGTCCGGGCGCGTCGAGAGCAACTGGCCGAGCTTGATGAACGTCGGGCCCAGCGTCAACAGCGAATCGAGCAGTCGCTGTGCGCGCTCGCGCTGGGTTTCGACGTCGACCTGTCGTCCCCGTCCGAAGAGGACGAACCGACGACGATCACGCGTGTATGCCCACAACAACGGCAGGAACTGCCATGCGACGACGAAGAACCGGCGGTACGCACGGAGCCGTACCATCCGGGCCTATGCGTCCTCGATCGGAATGGTCGTCTCCTCGGTCGGCGGGCGGCGGGGAACCTCCAGTTCGAGGACGCCGCGATCGATGGTGGCGTGGGCGTCCTCGCCGATCGCGTCCGGGGGCAGGGGGAGTTCGAGGTCCAAAAAGAGCGAGCGGTCCTCGCGGCGGTACTCGAAGCCCGCGGGAACCGACTTCTCGCGGCGCGTCTCGATTCGGATCCGGCGGTTCTCGGTCGTGATCTCCGTCGTCTCGCCCGTCGCGCCGGGCAGGTCGATCACCACCAGATACGCCTCGTCACCTTCGAGCAGGTCGGCGAAAACGGCTTCGGGCAACTCCCGCAGTGCCTCGCGCAGCGCTGACATACCGATGGGTAGGGAGGCGAGGGCGAAAAAGCCCGCGGTCAGACGACGAAAACGAACGGGCAGACGACTCCGGCGATCAGCCCCGGGAGGAGATACAGCCCGCCGCGCCCGAGCGCGCGAAGCCCCGTCGAGCGCGGCGAGCGATCCGAGATCAGCAGGCCGACCTCGTCCCCGAAACCGACGACGGCGTTGGCGCTTCCGGCCCGCCCGGTCTCGGGTCGCGCCTGTCCGAGGACGTAGACCTCGCTACCGGGCCGGAGCCGCCGCTCGGTGTAGCGCCTATCCGAGCCCGTCGGGAGCGAGAACAGCCGCAGGTCCAGCCGAGAGTTCTCACACGAGACGTCGTCGTTGTCCTCGATATACCTCCGAATCCGTCCGGGCGGGGCGGTCCCGCCATCGACGCGGACGGCTTCCGAGTCGCGGCTCAGACGCACGTCGGCCATGCGGGGATCGACGAGGACGCTCCCCGAGTCGTCCGCGAGCACGAACGGGACCGACTGAGTCACCGAATCGACTTCGGTCCACGAGCCGCCGTGTTGGCTCGATTCGTACTCCTCGACGACGGTCCCGCAGAGCAGGCAGTCCGCGCCGGTGAACGGACCCGACAGGATCCGCTCGGCGATTCGAGCGGTACCCTGGAGTTCGATCGTTCGGTTCGAGTCGGTCAACAGGTCACTCACCCGTCCAGTGGGGGTAGAAAACACCCGGTAGGCGGTCCGGAACTCTCCGCCGGCGACCAGCAGCGAGCCGAAGACGACGAGGCCGCAGACCGCGAGCACGAGGAGGGAAACGGGGAAGGCGAGAACCATAGTCGAACGTCACAAGTTTGTGAGATAACACTGTCGGCGACGCAGGCTTTTACTCCCGGCCCCGTAACGCATCAGTATGAGCCAGGACGACCTCCAGCGCTCGGGGTTCAAAGAGCGCACGCGGATCGACGAGGCCCGCGAGCGACTGCTCGACCGAGTCGCACCCCACGAGCGAACCGAGCGAGTCTCGCTTGCGCGCGCCGACGGCCGGACGCTCGCCACCTCAGTGAGCGCCCCGAACCCCGTACCGGGCTATGACCGGGCGGCGATGGACGGCTATGCGGTGCGTGCCGAGGACACCTTCGGCGCGAGCGACCGCTCGCCGAACCTCCTGCGCGAGGGTGAGACGGTCGGTCCCGACACCGCGATTCGCGTCCACACGGGCAGCGAGCTCCCCGAAGGTGCCGACGCCGTCGTGATGATCGAGCGAGTCGCCGAACGGGGCGGCGAGCTGGAGGTCGACGACGCGGTCGCGGAGGGCGAGAACGTCGGGCCCGAGGGCGAGGACGTCGCGGAGGGACAGGTGCTCTACGAGCCGGGCCACCGGGTCCGACCCTCGGATCTCGGCTTGCTGAAATCGGTCGGCCTGACCGAGGTAGCGGTCACAGAGCGCCCCACGGTCGCGGTGATACCGACCGGCGAGGAGCTCGTCCAGTCCGATCCCGCCCCCGGGGAAGTGATCGAGACCAACGGTCTGACGGTCTCGCGGCTCGCGGATCGCTGGGGCGCTCGGCCCACCTATCGCGACGTCGTCACCGACGACCACGAGGCGCTTCGGGCGGCGATCCAGCGCGATCTGACGAAGGACCTGATCGTCACGACAGGGGGCTCCTCGGTGGGCGAACGCGATCTGATCCCCGAGGTCGTCGACGACATCGGCGAGGTGCTCGTCCACGGCGTCGCGCTCAAACCGGGCCATCCCGTCGCGCTCGGAATCGTCGAGGACACGCCCGTACTAATGTTGCCGGGCTACCCGGTCGCCTGCATCGTCAACGCGGTGCAGTTCCTCAGGCCCGCACTCAAACGCGCCGGCGGGATGCCCTGCGAGGACCACCCGACGACCGAGGCGACCCTCGAACGCAAGATCCGAAGCGAACCCGGCGTTCGGACGTTCGCGCGGGTGAAGCTCGACCGGAGCGATGGGAAACCGACCGCCCTCCCCACCCGGGTTAGCGGCTCGGGCGTTCTCTCCAGCGTGGCGCTCGCGGACGGCTGGGTCGTCGTCCCGGAGGATCGCGAGGGAATCGCCGAGGGTGAAACCGTCGCGGTCGAGGACTGGGAGTGGTCGGCATGAGTCCCGTCGGACGACTCGATCATGGTTCGAGAGAGCAAAACTCTCCCGTCATCACGAAAGACGCGAAGCGTCTTTCGAACGACTACGTTCGCGAGGCGGCGACCGACGACACCGCTGGAGACGAGTTCCAGCGTGCTCACGAGAGCGTTGCTCGCGTGAACCTCACACTCACATCGGAGGTGCTCGCATGAGCTCTCGAAAGGAGTTTCGAGAGCTCGTCCCACCCGAGGAGGCCCACGAGGCGATCGAATCGCTCGATCTGGACGGGGGCACCGAGGAGGTCCCCCTGCGCGAGGCCCGCGGGCGGGTGCTGGCCGAGCGGGTCGACGCTGGGCTCGACGTGCCGGGGTTCGACCGCGCGAGCATGGACGGCTACGCGGTGCGGGCCCGCGACACCTTCGGCGCGGGCGAGGCCGACCCCGCCGTTCTCGAACTGGCCGGCGCGGTCCACGCCGGCGCGGAACCCGACGTGACGGTCGAGGCGGGTACCGCCGCCGAGATCTCGACGGGTGCCGTGATGCCCGAGGGTGCGGACGCGGTGGTGATGGTCGAGCGAACCGACCGCGTCGAGCGTAGCTCGACGGAACGCGAGAACGGCGAAGCCGTGAACGGTGCGGGTGAAGGCGGCGACGCAGTCGAGCTCCGCACCTCGCTCGCGCCGGGCGATCACGTCATGCTCGCCGGGGCCGACGTCGCCGCCGGCGAGCGCGCGCTCGGGCCCGGCACCCGACTGACTCCCAGAGAAATCGGCCTACTGTCGGCGCTCGGCGTCGACGAGGTGCTCGTGCGTTCGAAACCGCGTGTGGGGATCGTCTCGACGGGCGACGAGCTCGTCCGCCCGGGCGAGGCGGTCGCGAGCGAGCGCGGGCAGATCTACGACGTCAACAGCTACACGATCGCGACCGCAGTCGAGGAAGCGGGCGGCGAGGCGGCTCTCTACCCCCATGCGGGCGACGACTACGGGGAGATGGAGCGCGTTCTCACGGAGGCCGCGGCGGAGTGCGATCTGGTGCTCTCCTCGGGTTCTACCTCCGCGAGCGCCGTCGACGTGATCTACCGCGTGATCGAAGACCAGGGAGAACTCCTGCTGCACGGCGTGGCGATCAAACCCGGCAAACCCATGCTGGTCGGCGAGTTCCCCGATTCCGCGTACGTCGGCCTTCCCGGCTATCCGGTCTCGGCGCTCATGATCTTCAGGCACTTCGTCGCGCCGGCGATCCGCCGGGCGGCGGGCCGTCCCGAGCCGCGAACCGCATCCGTCGAGGCCGAAATGGCCGTCGAGGAGCGCTACGGGGAGGGCCGGACCCGACTGATGCCGGTCGGCCTGATAGGGAGCGGGCCGTCAGAGACGGCCCGGGACGCCAGTAACGGGGGCCGAACCCTCGCGTATCCGGTCGACAAGGGTTCGGGTGCGACCACCAGCCTCGTCGAGGCCGACGGGATCGTCGAGGTCGGCCCCGACACCGCGTATCTCGACGCCGGCGAGGCCGTCTCGGTCGATCTGTTCTCGCCGGACGTCCGCCCGCCGACCGTCTTCGGCGTCGGCGAGGACGATCCCCTCCTCACGAGCGTGCTCGACGACCTCGACCGGCCGCGGTATCTCACGATCGGGAGCCGACAGGGGCTTCGGCGCCTCGAACAGGGCGTCCCCGATTTCGCCGTCGTCACCGGGGCAACTGATGACATCGAGGCGCGCGAACTCGGTGGCTGGACCCGCGATTGGGGGCTGATCGTCGCTCCGGACAACCCCGGGGGGGTCGACGGGCTCGCGGACCTCGTCGACCGGGAACTGCGGTTCGTCAACCGGCCCACGGATTCGGGACTCAGGGGTACTCTCGACGGCACGGTCGAGGACCTCGCCGATTCGCGCGGAGAGTCGCGTAACGAACTGGTCGAACGGATCGACGGGTTCGAACTCGCCGCCCGCGCACTGGAGAGCCCCGCACGAAAGGTCGCGTCCGGAAGCGCGGACGCCGGTCTCGGACTGCGCTCGACGGCCGAGAAACTCGGTTTGGGGTTCGTCCCCCTCGGTGAAGAACGGGTGCGGGTACTCGCGAACCCCGAGCGACTCGAAAAACCGGGTATCGAGGCGCTCCGGGAGGCGGTCGGGAACGCTCCGACAGAGCTACCGGGCGTCGGGCGCTGAGACCTCGAGTTCCGAAAAGCTCCGCACGCGGTGGTCGCCCAGTACGCAAACGCCGCGGCTGTCGGCACCGTGGCGTTCGACGTGGATGGCGTCGAGGCCGGCGTTCCATGCCGCGCCCACGTCGTTCGCACCGTCACCCGCGAGCACGCCTCGGCCCTCGGCACCGAGGTCCGCCATCGCCCGTTCGACGGGCGTCGGGTCGGGTTTCCAGCCCAGCTCGTCCGAACAGCAGACGACGGTGTCGAACCAGTCGGTGATATCGAGACGATCGAGGACGGGTTCGGTGAGATAGGGTCGACAGTGCGTAACGAGTCCGACGGGCCCCTCGATATCGGCGACGAACGCCGTGTCCTCGTAGAGGGTCGTCGCCGCGACGCGCTCTTGCGGACTCTCGACCGCGTCGAAGGCCGCCCAAAAGGGCTCGCGGTCGAGGCCGAGCGCGGTGATCTGTGTCTCCCGGTCGACCCCGAGGCCGTACCAGAGTCCCTTGGCCTCACGGTCCGAGAACTCCCGGCCGAGGCGGTCGCCCACACGGTCGAACGTCTCGCGGACGTAGGGCCATTCGACGTCGACGAGTGTGCCGTCCAGGTCGAGCAGCCAGAAATCGTAATCGGTCGCGCTGCCGGTCATCGGGAGGAGTACCTACGACCTCGCGACCATATCAGCGTATCGCCTGCAGTCCTTACACTCATCCGTCCGGTTCGACCTCGATCGAACTCCCGAAGTACTTGTTCAGGACCTCGCTTCCGGTCTCGGCGTTGAAGCGATCGAGGTTCGCCGCGATCGCCTCCTTGAGCGCGGCGTACTCCCCTTCGGTGGTCTCGAACCGGCGGTACTCGACGGCCTCGACGGGAACGCCGAGCGCCCCCTCGGCGAGCGATCGCATGTGTCCCGGCGCGTTCACCTCGCCGCGCCAGAGGTTGTTCCGGAAGAACAGCCATCCCTCCTCGCCCGGCGGGGCGGCCGCCTTCGAGAGGCTCGTCTCGAAGGTCGCCGGTTCGATGCGAAACCCCCGGTCGGGGTCGGGGCGAAACCGAACGTGAAAGACGTACCGGCTCACCCTCAGAACTCGTCGGTGACCCGTTCCGCCATCTCGACGTCCTGGTCGGTGATGCCGCCCTCCTCGTGGCTCGTAAAGCGAACCTCGACCTCCTCGTAGCCGACGATCATCTCGGGGTGGTGAACCTCCTCTTCGGCGAGTTCGCCGACTTCGCGGGCGAAATCGATCCCTCGGAGGTAGTCGTCGAACTCGAAGGTCCGGGTGATCTCCTCGCCGTCGCGCTCCCAGCCCTCGGGGAGTTGAGACTGGATCTCCTCGTCGTCGAGTAGTTCTGCCATACCGGGAGGAAGGCATGCGGGCCGATAAAAGCCAGCCCTGCGATCTCCGAGTCGAACCCGGGGTCAGTCGTCCTCGATCCGGGCGGCGATCTCGGCGGGTATCCCGTCCGCCGATTCGGGGTGAGCCGTCCCGGAGGGGTCGGTTTCCTCGCCCCCGTCGGTCGGATCGAACAGCTGGATCGCGGTGTTGATCGTCTCCCAGTCGTCCTCGGCGGCGGCCTCCCGCAGGCTTTTGGTGGGTGCCGAAAGGAGCTGGCCGACCAGTGCGTCGGCCATCGCCTCGACGGTCTCGCGCTGTTGGTCGGTCAGCCCGCCCTGTGATTCGAGCTTCGAGAGGGCGGTTGTGACTTCCGCGCGTTTCGTGCGCTCGGCGCCCTCGTACATTCCGCTGATCACGTCGTCGGCCTGCTTGCGCTTGAACTGTCCGAGGAGCTGCTCGAGTTCGCGGTCGATCATCGCCTCGACCTGGGCGGCAGCCGCCGAGCGCTTCGCCTTCGTGCGCTCGGTGACGCTTTCGAGATCGTCCAGGTCGTGAACCGACACCGAGTCGAGTTCTCGGGCGTCGGGGTCGACGTCCCGCGGTTTCGCGAGATCGACGACGACGCGGTCGGTTCCCGAAGCGAGTAAATCCGCGTCCAGTATCGGCTCGTCGCTACCGGTCGCGGCGATCACGACGTCGATCCCGTCGATGAACTCCGGCAGGGCCGACAGCGCGCGGGCCTTCGCCTCGCGGGGCAGCGCCGTCGCGACCCGTTCGGCGCGCGAGCGCGTCCGGTTGGCGATGACGAGCTCCGAGAGGTCGTGTCGCGAGAGCGCCTGCGCGGCGATCGTTCCCATCTCGCCCGCGCCGATCACGAGCGCGCTCGCGCCATCGATCTCGCGCTCGTCGCCGATCAGCGAGACGGCCGCGCTGCCCAGCGAGACGACCCCCTCGTTGATCGTCGTCTCGGTCCGGGCGCGCTCGCCGACGTGGATCGCCTTCAGCAGGGTATCCTCGAGCACTGGGCCGATCGCGCCGACGCCGCGGGCCTCGGCGTAGGCCGTCTTCACCTGTCCGATGATCTGGTCCTCGCCGAGCACGAGCGATTCGAGCCCCGTGGCGACCCGAAGCAGATGTCTGAGACTCTCCTCGTGCTCAGACCACGTCAGCGATTCGGGTGGGAGCTCCCCACACCAGGCCGCGAGCGCGTGTCGGCCGGTGGAGGGCGCCGCGGTGACGACGTACGCCTCCGCACGGTTGCACGTCTGAAGCGAAAAGGCCTCCTCGACCCCTTCCTGGGAACGCAGCTCCTCGACGACCGCGCGCTGATCGAACTCGCAGGCGGCGTCGATCTCGTCGACGGAGGCAGTCCGGTGTGTGATCCGAACGCCCGTGATAACGCCGCCGCTCACGGCTCCTCACCCCCGATGTCGACACTGTCGATCACGTCTGCAACCACTTGCGATCGCTTTGGGTCGCCGCTACGTAAATCCTTCCAAACCGACGACGACGAGACGATCGCCCTGAGCGCCTCCCGACGCTCTCCGGCGGGGAGATCAGAGAGCTCCGCGCGCAGTTCGGCGGTCAGTGACGCCATCGCGCCCGCCCCGGCGAGTTCGGGCTCGATCCGTTTTCTGAGCTCCCTGCTCAGCGCCGGGCTCGTCCCGCCGGTCGAGATCGAGACGACTACCGGGTCCTCGCGAACCGTCGCGGGGACGACGACGCTCCCCGGTTCGCGCGAGCCGTGCGTGTCGGTACGGTTGACCAGCACGCCCCGCTCGCGTGCCTCGCGCTCGATGGATCCGTTCAACCGTCCGTCGTCGGTGGCCGCGACGACCAGCGTCGGCTCGGCCCGGTCGAACCAGCCGGATACGTCCGCGGACGTCGGCGCGGCCCGGACCAGCTCGCCGTCGCCGAACTCGCCCGAGAAATCGGGGCTCACGACGATCGTTCGGGCCTCGCGGGCGAACCGCCGGGCCTTGCGCGCACCGACGCTCCCGCCGCCGAAGACGAGCACCGTCTGATTGGTGAAGTCGTGCAACAGCGGGATCATTCTGTGTTCGCGTCCGCGCGTTCGTCCAGCCTGATGCCGGTCTTCTTCAGAATGCGCGTCGAGAACAGGGAGTCCCAGTCGGCCGCATCGACCTCCCAGAACTCGTCCATGCGCTCGCGGACCTGCTCGATACGATCCCAGCTCTCTTCCTCGCTTCGCCCGTGGGTCATCGCGAAGAAGTTGTACGGCCAGACGCCCTCGTGGCGCGGACGCTGATAGCAATGGGTGACGAAGGACAGCGAGGCGATCGCGGGGCCGACCTCGCTCACGAGATCGTCGGGGACGTTCCAGACGGTCATGCCGTTTTCCGTATAGCCGAGCGCGTAGTGGTTCGGGATCACGCCGACCCGGCGAATCTTCCCCTCCGCCTCGAACCGTTTAATCGTCTCGCGTACCCACTCGGGATCCGCGTCGATCTCCTCGGCGATCGCCCCGTACGGGTCGGCGACGATCGGAAAGCCGTCCTGGATCGCGAGCACCAGATCGCGTTCCTCGGGCGTGATCGACTCGCGACCCACTGGCTCGACCACGGGCCCGAGAGCCGAGCAGTCGACGTCGCCTTCGGGGATCGGCCCGTCGAGCATGAACTTCGCCTCGACGCGGAACTCCTGTCGTTTGGGGAGGTCGTACGTTTGCTGGCCCGTTTCATCCTCGATCGCGGAAAGCACCTCCTCGACGCGCGACTCGTCGGCGACCGAAACGACGAACCACATGTTCAGGTGGGGATGTTCGCGCTCGTAGTTGTGTGCGACCTCGCGGTGGGCGTTGACCGCCTCGGCGACTTCCTCGAAGCGCTCTTCGGGGGCGTGCATGGCGACGAGCGTCGCGGTACCGCCGATTGCCTGGGCGTTGACGAGCGCGCCGAAGCGCGTGAGTACGCCCTCCTCGTCCAGCCGCTGGACGCGTTCGAGGAGCTCCTCGCCGGTGATCTCGATACCCCGTTCGGACAGCGCTGCTGCGGCCCGCTCGAAGGGGCGCTTACAGACGGGAAACCCGCCCTGAAAGGCGTTGAGCAGGGCGCGGTCGACGCGATCGAGGTCCTCGACCTGGGCCCGATTCATGCGCGATGTTCGGGGTTCGGGGAGGATAAGCGTCGCGTTCTCGCGAACGGTTACTCCTCGACGCCGGTCACACGAAAGCCCGCCTCGCGGATCGCCTCCAGGATCGACTCGTGATCCGCCGCGGCCTCGTAGTAGAAGACGACGTCGAAGGTCCCATCGCGCAGGAGCTGTTGGCACTCCCAGACGAACTCGTCGTCCTCCAGAGCGAGTCCCTGGTGCTGGTTCGACGAGAAGTTCGTGTCGTTCGTCCCCGAGTAGACGTAGGTATCGGTCGGGTCGTATCCCGCACCCTCGGCGATGATCTCGCCGATATCGACGGTCGCCTGATGCATCTCGATGTCGTCTGCGCTTCCGAGGTCGGTGTGGACGACCGCTCCCACGAGCTCGATCTCCCCGGGTTCGAGGAGGCGCTTGGTTCGCTCGTAGAGGTCGTCGTCGAGCGTCTCGCTCATACGTGCGCTGGGGCGGCGATCCGTATATACTGTCCGCTACCGGCGCGGGTCCGGTTACGAGCGCCGCTGCTGGCGTCGGTGAAATAAAACGAACCATGATTCACGGGCCGGGTGCCCCGAACGATCGAACGGAACCGAATTACAGTCGCTCCAGATTGACTGCTCGCGGCCCCTTATCGGCCTGTTCGATGTCGAACT from Halalkalicoccus subterraneus encodes the following:
- a CDS encoding Hsp20 family protein, with the protein product MSALREALRELPEAVFADLLEGDEAYLVVIDLPGATGETTEITTENRRIRIETRREKSVPAGFEYRREDRSLFLDLELPLPPDAIGEDAHATIDRGVLELEVPRRPPTEETTIPIEDA
- a CDS encoding GIDE domain-containing protein encodes the protein MVLAFPVSLLVLAVCGLVVFGSLLVAGGEFRTAYRVFSTPTGRVSDLLTDSNRTIELQGTARIAERILSGPFTGADCLLCGTVVEEYESSQHGGSWTEVDSVTQSVPFVLADDSGSVLVDPRMADVRLSRDSEAVRVDGGTAPPGRIRRYIEDNDDVSCENSRLDLRLFSLPTGSDRRYTERRLRPGSEVYVLGQARPETGRAGSANAVVGFGDEVGLLISDRSPRSTGLRALGRGGLYLLPGLIAGVVCPFVFVV
- a CDS encoding molybdopterin molybdotransferase MoeA, producing the protein MSQDDLQRSGFKERTRIDEARERLLDRVAPHERTERVSLARADGRTLATSVSAPNPVPGYDRAAMDGYAVRAEDTFGASDRSPNLLREGETVGPDTAIRVHTGSELPEGADAVVMIERVAERGGELEVDDAVAEGENVGPEGEDVAEGQVLYEPGHRVRPSDLGLLKSVGLTEVAVTERPTVAVIPTGEELVQSDPAPGEVIETNGLTVSRLADRWGARPTYRDVVTDDHEALRAAIQRDLTKDLIVTTGGSSVGERDLIPEVVDDIGEVLVHGVALKPGHPVALGIVEDTPVLMLPGYPVACIVNAVQFLRPALKRAGGMPCEDHPTTEATLERKIRSEPGVRTFARVKLDRSDGKPTALPTRVSGSGVLSSVALADGWVVVPEDREGIAEGETVAVEDWEWSA
- a CDS encoding molybdopterin biosynthesis protein, which codes for MSSRKEFRELVPPEEAHEAIESLDLDGGTEEVPLREARGRVLAERVDAGLDVPGFDRASMDGYAVRARDTFGAGEADPAVLELAGAVHAGAEPDVTVEAGTAAEISTGAVMPEGADAVVMVERTDRVERSSTERENGEAVNGAGEGGDAVELRTSLAPGDHVMLAGADVAAGERALGPGTRLTPREIGLLSALGVDEVLVRSKPRVGIVSTGDELVRPGEAVASERGQIYDVNSYTIATAVEEAGGEAALYPHAGDDYGEMERVLTEAAAECDLVLSSGSTSASAVDVIYRVIEDQGELLLHGVAIKPGKPMLVGEFPDSAYVGLPGYPVSALMIFRHFVAPAIRRAAGRPEPRTASVEAEMAVEERYGEGRTRLMPVGLIGSGPSETARDASNGGRTLAYPVDKGSGATTSLVEADGIVEVGPDTAYLDAGEAVSVDLFSPDVRPPTVFGVGEDDPLLTSVLDDLDRPRYLTIGSRQGLRRLEQGVPDFAVVTGATDDIEARELGGWTRDWGLIVAPDNPGGVDGLADLVDRELRFVNRPTDSGLRGTLDGTVEDLADSRGESRNELVERIDGFELAARALESPARKVASGSADAGLGLRSTAEKLGLGFVPLGEERVRVLANPERLEKPGIEALREAVGNAPTELPGVGR
- a CDS encoding HAD family hydrolase, which translates into the protein MTGSATDYDFWLLDLDGTLVDVEWPYVRETFDRVGDRLGREFSDREAKGLWYGLGVDRETQITALGLDREPFWAAFDAVESPQERVAATTLYEDTAFVADIEGPVGLVTHCRPYLTEPVLDRLDITDWFDTVVCCSDELGWKPDPTPVERAMADLGAEGRGVLAGDGANDVGAAWNAGLDAIHVERHGADSRGVCVLGDHRVRSFSELEVSAPDAR
- the lwrS gene encoding LWR-salt protein → MSRYVFHVRFRPDPDRGFRIEPATFETSLSKAAAPPGEEGWLFFRNNLWRGEVNAPGHMRSLAEGALGVPVEAVEYRRFETTEGEYAALKEAIAANLDRFNAETGSEVLNKYFGSSIEVEPDG
- a CDS encoding 4a-hydroxytetrahydrobiopterin dehydratase, yielding MAELLDDEEIQSQLPEGWERDGEEITRTFEFDDYLRGIDFAREVGELAEEEVHHPEMIVGYEEVEVRFTSHEEGGITDQDVEMAERVTDEF
- the hemA gene encoding glutamyl-tRNA reductase, with the translated sequence MSGGVITGVRITHRTASVDEIDAACEFDQRAVVEELRSQEGVEEAFSLQTCNRAEAYVVTAAPSTGRHALAAWCGELPPESLTWSEHEESLRHLLRVATGLESLVLGEDQIIGQVKTAYAEARGVGAIGPVLEDTLLKAIHVGERARTETTINEGVVSLGSAAVSLIGDEREIDGASALVIGAGEMGTIAAQALSRHDLSELVIANRTRSRAERVATALPREAKARALSALPEFIDGIDVVIAATGSDEPILDADLLASGTDRVVVDLAKPRDVDPDARELDSVSVHDLDDLESVTERTKAKRSAAAAQVEAMIDRELEQLLGQFKRKQADDVISGMYEGAERTKRAEVTTALSKLESQGGLTDQQRETVEAMADALVGQLLSAPTKSLREAAAEDDWETINTAIQLFDPTDGGEETDPSGTAHPESADGIPAEIAARIEDD
- a CDS encoding precorrin-2 dehydrogenase/sirohydrochlorin ferrochelatase family protein — its product is MIPLLHDFTNQTVLVFGGGSVGARKARRFAREARTIVVSPDFSGEFGDGELVRAAPTSADVSGWFDRAEPTLVVAATDDGRLNGSIEREARERGVLVNRTDTHGSREPGSVVVPATVREDPVVVSISTGGTSPALSRELRKRIEPELAGAGAMASLTAELRAELSDLPAGERREALRAIVSSSSVWKDLRSGDPKRSQVVADVIDSVDIGGEEP
- the ahbB gene encoding siroheme decarboxylase subunit beta, producing MNRAQVEDLDRVDRALLNAFQGGFPVCKRPFERAAAALSERGIEITGEELLERVQRLDEEGVLTRFGALVNAQAIGGTATLVAMHAPEERFEEVAEAVNAHREVAHNYEREHPHLNMWFVVSVADESRVEEVLSAIEDETGQQTYDLPKRQEFRVEAKFMLDGPIPEGDVDCSALGPVVEPVGRESITPEERDLVLAIQDGFPIVADPYGAIAEEIDADPEWVRETIKRFEAEGKIRRVGVIPNHYALGYTENGMTVWNVPDDLVSEVGPAIASLSFVTHCYQRPRHEGVWPYNFFAMTHGRSEEESWDRIEQVRERMDEFWEVDAADWDSLFSTRILKKTGIRLDERADANTE
- a CDS encoding DUF5778 family protein, producing MSETLDDDLYERTKRLLEPGEIELVGAVVHTDLGSADDIEMHQATVDIGEIIAEGAGYDPTDTYVYSGTNDTNFSSNQHQGLALEDDEFVWECQQLLRDGTFDVVFYYEAAADHESILEAIREAGFRVTGVEE